The following proteins come from a genomic window of Theileria equi strain WA chromosome 2 map unlocalized gcontig_1105316255037, whole genome shotgun sequence:
- a CDS encoding hypothetical protein (encoded by transcript BEWA_036400A), whose protein sequence is MPTRVTVTPSRFVGGVNYSVKRSSKYSHVIGKVSDTGRLITMGDPLAVTRYVLVISRPDNSKYVRVMSRRKCLYGYDNIVEEYMKRPGEEAYKKISRLPVPIDILTEESDILVKVELVVDWGTQNVNPETGMPVNLETLPMKFTIQEEMQDLVVLGDIKYNGLPLDNNTDGLIQRNVLWEGGLARPRVHVFSRYDDGTETEVHYKIICGRFEATGFKRRLIQLYE, encoded by the exons ATGCCGACTAGAGTCACTGTCACTCCGTCAAGGTTTGTAGGTGGAGTGAATTACTCCGTAAAGAGAAGCTCAAAGTATAGCCACGTTATCGGAAAGGTTTCAGATACAG GTAGGCTGATAACAATGGGAGACCCGTTGGCGGTTACTAGGTACGTCCTCGTGATATCTCGTCCAGACAATAGCAAATACGTACGCGTAATGAGCAGAAGAAAATGTCTATATGGATACGACAATATCGTTGAGGAATATATGAAAAGACCAGGTGAAGAGGCTTACAAGAAAATCTCCAGGCTCCCCGTACCAATCGATATTCTGACCGAAGAGAGCGACATCCTCGTCAAGGTGGAGCTGGTCGTTGACTGGGGAACCCAAAACGTAAATCCTGAGACCGGAATGCCGGTGAACCTGGAAACTCTACCCATGAAGTTTACTATTCAGGAAGAGATGCAAGATCTCGTCGTCCTTGgagatataaaatataacGGACTCCCTTTAGATAATAACACAGATGGACTCATACAGAGGAATGTCCTCTGGGAAGGTGGGCTAGCCAGACCAAGAGTCCACGTATTCTCAAGGTACGATGACGGAACCGAAACTGAAGTACATTATAAAATCATTTGCGGCAGATTCGAAGCCACTGGATTTAAAAGGAGACTTATACAACTCTATGAATAA
- a CDS encoding hypothetical protein (encoded by transcript BEWA_036390A), translated as MVLVDTKMRLEFMMLSDDVADLYEYYAHGMLVTVAFPKFKTTSVSCIGEIWKSENGEECICARFYTRRGGFCTLYVKKGNSTETKDFEYSNNKWNSVTNRNTLITTCNSSGAPEDAKTKVTTNIMDVTKEDNEVYNTSTSTVSGINVKRHTPLPNKWINEVKEGEASMWKTPDAQRERCVSCELKSRGNTSVAILTLATTFDLCFLYFEKNASGKWTLIKKKEFDKKLDDMKKMETNQPSQPASKQVSQQPEKPTVVQKNEKPAK; from the coding sequence ATGGTACTTGTAGACACAAAAATGAGATTGGAATTCATGATGTTGTCAGATGATGTAGCCGACCTTTATGAATATTATGCACACGGAATGTTAGTCACTGTTGCATTCCCAAAGTTCAAGACTACAAGCGTATCTTGTATAGGGGAAATTTGGAAGAGTGAGAATGGTGAAGAATGTATTTGCGCTCGTTTTTATACTAGAAGAGGAGGCTTTTGTACCCTTTATGTAAAGAAGGGTAACAGTACAGAGACAAAAGACTTTGAATATAGTAATAATAAGTGGAATAGTGTCACTAACCGTAACACACTTATAACCACCTGTAACTCATCTGGAGCTCCTGAAGATGCAAAAACAAAAGTTACTACAAATATTATGGACGTTACCAAGGAGGATAATGAAGTCTATAACACTAGTACTTCCACAGTCTCTGGAATAAATGTCAAGAGACACACTCCACTCCCAAATAAATGGATTAACGAGGTTAAAGAGGGAGAAGCATCAATGTGGAAGACTCCTGATGCTCAAAGAGAGAGATGTGTATCCTGTGAGCTTAAATCAAGGGGAAACACCTCCGTAGCAATCCTAACACTAGCTACCACTTTTGACCTATGCTTTCtctattttgaaaagaatgctAGTGGAAAGTGGACTCTCATCAAGAAGAAAGAGTTTGACAAGAAGCTTGATGATATGAAAAAGATGGAGACTAATCAGCCTTCTCAACCAGCTTCTAAACAGGTTAGTCAACAGCCAGAAAAACCAACAGTTGTTCAGAAGAACGAGAAACCCGCCAAATAG